The genomic interval TCAGGGCTCTGCTGTGGCTCTCTGGGGATCCTGAACCATTTTTGAGCGAGGGGACCCGCGTTTTCGTTTCCAGGGGGCCTGGCCAATGAGGTAGCGGGGGCTGGGTCAGGACCCAGGTCTGGCTGAGAGACAGGCAGCTCTTCTCTGGGCTAAGAGGCAAGTAGGTGGTGGGGGCGAGGTCCTGATAccactctctccctcccctcaatCTGAGGCCTTGTCCTCCAAGCTGTGGACATCACTGGGAGTCCTAAGAAAGCCCCACACAAGGCCCCTTTCTACAAATGAGCCCCTTCCCACGGGTCCAAAGTGGCTCTGCCCTCACTGTCGTCCACCTGGGGAATCAGTCCTAGCCCAAGCCAGCAGGGGTGACCCAGTCCTTGAAGGCACCAGGACCTAGGCCGGGCCTTGGCCCAACTGGGAGAGCCTTGCTTCCAGAGAAGAAGGGCCCAGGGCCTCCCGAAATGCCTCGGGTCAGGGTCACGGCAACAGGCTGTCCAGGTCTGCATGCAGCTTCATTTTCAGTAAATTGACTCTCAGCAGTCATGGCTTCCCTTCTACCTGCTGGACGGGTGGGAGTGTCACTGAGGCCTTCCTCACTGTCCTCAAGACTCACTCGGTCTGAGGGATGAGTTCCTGAAACGGCGGAGGGCGAGGGGAGGCTTCCCGGAGAGTGACTCCGAAGACTAGGTGGCCGAGGCAGGTCCTGCTGGGTGTCTGTCGACCCTGTCCCTTGGTGGGAGGGACCGGCCACCAGCCCACAGCTCTCCACCCCGTCCCTGCTCCTGCGGAACCCCGCTGGTGTCTAACTGGGGCCCCACCGTGTAGGAAATCACGAAACCGTGTGGTCGGAGCCTCTCACAGCTCACGGTCTCCACGCTCAGCGGGCACCTGCGCACCTCCCAGGCCCTCCCCACGCCTCCCTGCTCTTTAGGCTGAGGCGGCCTCACCTGTCCCAGAGGGCCCGAGCACCTGCCACACCTGCCCAGGAAAAGGAGGCAGAGTCCAGGCTGATTTTGCAACTTTAATGaaacactgataccaaaaccacgaCAGCACGACAAAAGCACACGACGAAAGCAGGAAGGGCAGAGAGCGCTGCATCTTGCAAGCCGTCTTCCGTGGACGGTGGCCAGGGAGATGCTCCTCGAGTGCTCTGTCGGGAGGGGCCGAGGCGGCACTCGGGCTCGAAGGGGCTGCTGGGCTGCTGGGCTGCTCAGCGTTGCCTGCACACCCAAGACACAAAGGCCACAGCAGAAGTCCCATGACACGTGAGACGAGACGGAGAGAAGGGGCAGACCCAGTGTCTTCTCATGTTCTCCTCGTTCCCCCCATGCCCAGGCCTTCCCTGCCTCCTGGCAGTCCCGCCACCCCGACCCCCTTTCATAATCTCAAGGATGGACTCGGAACCTTACTGAATCCAGGAGAAGAAGCTGGCACTGGTCCTGGCGGCATTTCTGGTCCGGATGGTGGAGCTGGTGCTGGGGCCGTCGAGGAGGCTGGTGCTGGCCGCAGCATTGGTGCCGCTGCTGACGCCAGCCCTCCAGGTGGCCCTCCGGTTGGCACGGTTGCTATTCAGAATGTACTGATGGTATCGGGCCCAGAAAGCGAAGGGGATCCGGGCCCAGGCGTCGCCGAAATCTCCGTCCTCATCCCAGGTCAGCAGCTCGACCTGTATGTCGTCCCAGCTCCACCGCCCAACCAGAGCTTCGTCCCCGATGTTCATCTGGGCCCTCATCCGCGCCCTGGCGTGTTCCTCAGCCATATCCACATCCATCGTCTTGAAAGCATCATCCACGGCCTCCAAGAAGTGAGCCCTCCATTCCCGGGGGTCTCGGTTCTGATACTGCCATGGAACAACAGCACCGTCCCAACAGCTGCCCCCCTCCTCCGCTGAGCACCTGCTTCCTGCCTGCCCCTTCCTCAGCGCTTGATGGAGTCTTTGTAAAAAATCAACCCAACTGGAATCGGGCTCCTACTCTTCTGCGCCAGACCTGGGATTCCGCCCCCTCCACTCCCTACGTCTGCGAACCTGTGTGAGTGAGTGAATCGGGAACCTCTGTGGCCTCACTATCCTCACTGGATGAACAGCAGGACAAGTCCGGGACCCAGGAACGAACAAGGGACGGGAAGCGCCAGCCCCAGTGCCTGGCCCTGAACAGAGGCTCCACGTTACCTGGGCGATGAATCTCAGCACCCTCATCTTGCTGGTCTCGTGGTGGGCTCGCAGGCCCCAGAGGAACTCATACTCAGGGGGGCTGCTGTTGGGGATCTTCTTGTACTCCAGGTACCTAAGcgagacagaaaaagaaacctGCCTCCAGCCACACAGACCTGCTGCCGCACGAGTGGCTCCCAGGCGGCCCCTTCCCAGCCCGGGCTCCTGCAGGACTGCCCTGGCCCTCCAGCCCTTGCCTCCTTCCCAGGCTCGCTCCCGGGCTGTCTGCTCTGATGATGAGGCCTTCACAGCCTTAGGCCATTGGTCCTGCCCAGCGGCCACGGGGAAGTGCGGGGGGACACGTGTATGGGGTTTGCTCAGGAAGGCCATGAGATTCGTGCCTCTGCTCACAAGGAACCCAGATCCCTGTCGGGTGTGTTGTAAACAGAGGAGACATTTCTTCAGGCCCCCTGCTCTGAGTACAGCCCACCACAGGGCCTCCTTGGTGGCCTGGCTGAGCCCTGGGGCAGTCGCCCACAGAAAATGACAGTGAGTTCAAGATACTGTCAGCCCAGAGCAGCGCACGCCAGGCATCCTCCCCatcactggtgtgtgtgtgtgtgtctggggggggggtgttgtGCTCGCTCACGGGCCTGTGTGAGTGCACACGTGGACTTCAAGCACCAAGGGCAGGCTGGGCCTCAGCTAGGAGGTCAgcagggcagggctccaggctcaaATGGCTCTTAACCCGCCGGGGCCACGCTCAGACATCCACCCTCTGGGCGGCCTGCTCCTGAGATGTAAAGGAGGGGACGTTCTCTAAGAGCCTGGCGGGCAGGTGATGAATGAGGCGGTGGTTGCATCCCGCCCTCCTCGTGCTCTCGGTCCACATGTGCCACCTTTTCCCAACCTCCCCGGAACCCTCCTCCCCCAACACTCACAGCCCCTCACTCACACCGCACACCCGTCCCTCTCCTTAACGTGTGGGCTGAGGAACGGCTTCCTCAGTCAGGCCAGCACACGAGGAAGGTCTGGGTGTGAGGCAAAGTTAACTCAGTCAGTACTCACTTCTGCTTCACAAAGTCGTCTGTAATGAGTTTCCTCAGATCGCCAAGGAACGGGTGCCTGACCCTGAGTGCGAGGAAAGGAATCCAGGACTAGAGACACTGGAGGACTGGAGCCCTCCCTAGCAGGACTGAGCACTCCCTGGCCTGGAGAGCGTCCCCATGGAGGCCTGGGCAGGCAGCAGAAGCCACTGCTCTGCCATGCCCCTGACAGGGGTCTGATGGAGCCTCCAGTCCTGACAGTTTCTCTTAGACCTCCTGCGGGAAGAGGGCAGCCACACGAAGCAGAGAGGGGACTCAGAGCTCAGGACCGTTTCTCCACCACCCTGGTGGGACCCATTGCACTGTACCTAGCCCAGGACACCACTCCCCACCCAGACCACCAGGCTACCGCGATCCTGGGGCCTCTTGTGGCCAAGGACACACAGGGCAGTGGGAGCCCTGAGCCCCTAGTCATACCCAGAGCGTAGTCCCATCTTGCGTAGAGCATCCCAGAGGACAGCTACGAGGGGAGATGAGGTACAAGAACTTAGCGCACGAAGGTCAGACCGCGGGTGACCCCCCAGCTGCAGGTCAGCCACTCACCCTCGCTAGCACGGTTGCCGTTCATGAAGATGACTCCCAGAATCACCAAGAGGAGGCTCAGCCTGGGAGTGTCCTTGGTCCTGAAGGTGCGGGAAGAGGGATCCTGTCCAGCAGCCATTTCCCCGAGAGACCACAGCCGGCTCACCCACCTTGCCTCGCCTCTCCCAGACCGCTGCACTACCGGGCAGTCCCTCCCACTCTGCACTGCCTGCTACCTGATCCAGACAATTCACTCCCCCGCCTGAGACTGAGTCACTTCATCCATCAAGTGAGGATGCGAACACCTCTTCCCAGGGTAGCGCCGAGGATGGGCTTAGGCAGGGAGCAAACGCCTGGGAACCACGTCCAGAGACACAACCAGCCCTTCCCTGCCCTCGGCTCATCGCATCGGGAGCACAACTCGACGGGAGGCTCCCCTCAGGGCCACTCTGCCAAGCCCTGGCCAGGCGCTGACAGGAAGAGTTGAGCAAGAGGCCTGTTTTCCTAGGAACTTGGGGGAAGGGTGGGCAGCGGTGAAGCCTGGAGAGCAGCAAGGCCTCGCCCCAGGCTACTGCCCCTGCCAGCCCTCAACTACACGGCCCTGCTCACTGTGGGTGGGAGCTGGGCTCTGCCCTCCACcctgttttcctgttttcctgaGTTCAGTGGGGAGGCACCACCAAGGAAGGCCAtcaccctcctgccctctctcaCTTTCCCAGGAGGCGGGCTGAAGAATCCCGGGTGCAGACCAGGATGTAGAGGTGTTCCTCCTTGTCGATCTCCTTCAGGTGGATCCCGAACTTCTACGTGGGGGACAAAAACAGAACGTGAGATCAAACGTCCTTGCTGGGCGTCCTGCCTGCAGGCAGCCACTCAGTTCCCCGTTAGAACTTTTCCTCAGTGGGGAACCCAAAGCCCTGGGCGTGGATGGAAGGAGAGGGGCCACGGAGGGACTGCCCTGTGGGAGCTCTGGCACCGCCGGCTGAGGCAATGGGTCCCACGTCAGGAGACAAGACATGCTCGGAGAGGAGCACGAGGGAGAGGCACCTAGGGAAGGAGGGACCCAGTGGAAGCTCCCGTGTGCAGAGGCCGAGGAGGGCTCCCTTCCACAGCAGAGGTCCCCACACTGGGTCTCGGGGGCTGCAGGGTGCAAGGTTCCCTGCTGCTCCTGTTCCACggggctgccccctcccccggccccgtgCCCACCTTCTCCAGCGTGTAAGTTGCTCGTTCAATGATCTCAGGGAAGTGTTCGTCGTATTCTCGGATGACGTCCTTCAGCATGTCTGCGGGAGGGGAGGGCGAGGAAAGCACCGGGCTGAGCAGGGGCCACAGGGCAGCAGCCCCTCGGTCATCCCTGCTGAGGGGGGCGCAGTCAGGCAGGCCCCCACACTGTGCACCCGCAGCGATCAATCAGACAGAGCCCGAAGGGTGCGGGCAGGTGATGGGAGGCCCACaggacagggctgggggaggggggaagggcaGAGCTCCGGGAGGGGCACAGGTTGCCCACCTGAGCGCTTGATGGGGATCTTCTTGTAGTCTTTAATCATCAGATATTTCACCAACTTATTTGCCTGGAGAAGGAAGAGCACATGGGGGATCAAGGCGTGGGGGACCTCAAAGAACTGGccccctggggaggaggagggagatggggaaagGCAGGCCTCTTACCCTCTCTTGCAGAAGGGTCACGTTGCGGGGCGGCAAGCACAGTACGTGCCGTGAGGGTACCTGGGACCTCAGGGCCATCGGGGGCCGGGGGGCTGGCTGAGGCCGCACCGTCGTCACTGGGGGCTGCGATGCCCTCCAGGTCGGTGGGACCACGGGAGGCTCTCTCTCCTCCTCGCTGCTCTCATATTCGTCATCCAGGTGCTTGGACTGTAGCATTAGAGAGAGGACAGACTCAGGGCCCGCAGGCTCCCCGTCCAAAAGGCTTGGCACACATCTTAACCAGAGCAGGTACTTGGAAACAGGGGTAGTACGAACAGCGGATGGCATGTGCTGAGtgcttactaagtgccaggcactgagccaaCCACTCCTCCCTCCAGGCCCGAGGGTAGGGACTCCGTGGAGTAAAAACATGCTAGTAAACGTGCCTTGGAGAAACACGGACCAGCTGAGAGAACAagaggggagggggggaggggagcggaggggaggggtgggaggggaggggagaggcggggcacaggggaggaggaagcagagggaggagagggcagagaaagCAGGAGAGCCAAGGGGGGCTGGGGACAGCAGGGAGGTCTCACCTTCTTTGTCCTCTTGCCTccagtcctggccctgggctcagcACTCTGCTGAGCGGTGGCAGCTGCACCCTCAGGCTCAGGGATGCTCGTGGCCATCTTGGCCTTGGCAGCAGCTGTTGCCGCCACATTCTGAGGCTCCACCCACCGAGTCTTGGCCAGAGCCTTCCCAGACTTGGTCGTCTTGGGCCGGGTGGCTGCCCCCTCCCCGGCAGAGGCCGCCTGCGGACCCCCGGAGGCAGCACTGGGGCCCTCTGTGGCAGCCTCTTGGGCTGGGGCAGGTCTCTTGGGGCGTGGGAAGGCCATGCCACTGACACCTGCCGGCTGGCTGAAATCAAAGACATCGTTCTGACCCAGGAGGGCTGTCTTGGGCCGGGTGGCCTCTGTCCCACTGGTGCACGGGGCCTGGGAGAAAACACAGGCTGAACTAGGGCCCTCGCTAGCAGCCTCCTGGCCCTGGGAGGATGTCTGGGGCGGCGTGGAGGTTGCGGGAGCCCCGGGGGCGGCCATCTCGCTGTTGACTAGCATCTGGGAGCTGTGCGGAGAAGCGAGGCTTGTCTCAGGGGTGGCTGCCTGAGCCTCGGGCTGGGCATCTCCTCCTGAGGCCTGGCCTGTGGCCACTGAGTGGTTAGCGACCACCTGATTGTAGGTGGCCcgggcggcagcggcagcggcccGAACAGCTTGGTTGGAGGCGGTGGCACGGGCTACGTTGGCAGCACGGGCGGCAGCCTCGTTGGCAAGTGTTTCTGGATCCAGTCGAAATGCCTCCATCAGAGTCCTGGCCAGCATAGGGTTTTCCAGTTCCCAGGGCTCATTCTGCAagaccagggaggggaggggaaggcagacaGCTCCACAGGCTCTCCCTGTGCTGGCCAGCCTCCTCTCAGGGGCCAGCATCCCCGACaacccccacaccctccccaacccctgttCTCCCAGCAGGAGAGGGAAGGTTTGGGGAAGCTGGGCAGTCCTTCCCCATTCAACCCTCTCCCTTcacccaccctcaccctcagccTCCCTGGAGTCACAGGAGAGAAGGCCCAGGGCTAGCAGGTGGCCAAGGGGCCTCACCGCTAAGATGCGAAAGCCTGGACCCAGGCTCCCAAAGGCTCTGAGGATACGGATGTCAAAGCTGGTGAGGGCGCCGTAGCCTCCAAAAGCACCAAATTCTTCATAGTCGTTTCCTTCAGCCATCTCTTCCTCCCCGACGTCATCGCTACCCTCGTCCATGTCTTCCACGTTGTAGCCTTCGGATTCCATGCGGTAGCTTCCCTCAGCCATGCTGGGGGTCCCAAGGAGAAGAGAGCTCAGCCTGAGAAAGCAGGCAGGGGGAGGCCTCTTCCGGGGGAAGGGGCGGGATCCCTGGGaggttggggagggggcagcaatCATCAGGTTACCAGGCAGTAGGTACAAGGGGGTGGCGGAGTGAGGGCTGCAGGGGGAGAGTCTGTCAAGAGACAGAACCCCAGGAGAAGGATAGGGGAGGTCGGAGGAGACCCGAAACTGAAAGGGGACTTTAGGACAGGCAGGCTCCCCATCCCAGTGGCTGGATTGGAACAGGGGGTGGACTGGTGGGCATGGGTCCCAAGAGTCACAGTGGGGATGCGttgacagaggcagaaataaagcGCTCGAATTTAATGGCTGGAGCAGGGGGCTAGGCTGCGGGCGGGGGAGCAGGTGAGATGAGAGGGCTCAGAACACGGGAGCCTCGGGAAGCTCTGGGAAAATGAATCGCAGGGACCCTTTGACTAGGTCCGGGTTGGGGGGAATTCAGCTGATCCCGACCGGTCTAGGTTGGCCTCATACAGGACTGCTCCGGGTGGATGGGGTGGGGTCCTCGGACCAGTTGAGGCTTAAACTGGAGCGATGGAGGTCTCAAATGCAACTCCAGGAAGGGGGCAAAGCGGTCAGCTCCGCTGGAGTGATCTCTGAGCTCACcgtgcttggggtgggggtggggcctctgctctcaggaaGCCCAGCAGGCAGCACACTGGTCTGCTAAAGGGGTTCAGAGGGTGGGCTCCGGTGCAAGCAGGGCTCAGGTCGTGGAGCCAGCGTCTGGTGGCGGAGGTGGTGGAGCTGGCGGGGTGCTTCTATCTAGACTGCGGGTCCAACGGGTTCGGTTCTGCGTGCTTGGGCTTTGTTCAgatccgggggtgggggtggggagggcgcgGCGTAACGGCTTCCACTcgccctctcctggtcctgcctGGGGCTGGATCCTTACCTTCCCTGGAGCTCCAATGGCGTCCGTCCACAGCACCAGGAACCCCGCAGCCGCGCCCTCGCCTACTGCTGCCAGCACAGCAGCTCCGACCACCCCGCCCCTTTGCTCCGCGCACCCCGGGCGGCTGGGCAGCCTGCGCATGCGTCGACCCCTCCAGCCTGCCCGCTTTCCCAACAAAAGCCCTTTCCAGCGGGTCCCCAGTGCGCATGCGATTCCGCGAGTGGGTGGGCGGGATGGGGGGGGGGCGTTTGCTCCTTCCCGCCAGATTCCCCTCTCGCGCCCCCCACCGCAGGCCCTGGAGTTCCGTTCCACCCATCCATCACCTACCCTCAATCCCCCCACTTCTGCACAATGCttctcagccctgccctcccccttgCCTCCAAGTTGCTCCAGTGTGGTCTGGAATACACTatgcccctctccccagcctgacCCCTAGCTCACCGATACAGAGGTCTCTAGCTGAGTCTCTAACTGcaaggagagaaatggaaatggGGAGAGGATGCCAGTTCCCTTTGTGTTCCCTCCACTATCCATCTCTGGCTCCCAGACACCCTGGGAACATCGGCTTCCCCTGCGCTCTTTCTGCAGCTTGTGTGTCCCAGCCCTTTCTGTGCTGGGCGTTGTCTTCCTCTCATAGCAGCCCTAGGGGAGGCGGGGTGGATGTCAccgcccccattttacagatcggAAAGCCGAGGCACAGACAGACACATGACAAGACCGTGGAGCCaggaaatgaaaaatgcagaATGGGGGCCCGGGTCTTCCTGACCCCCAAAACCCATCTTCCACTCGTGCTGGCCCCGGAGGCTGAGGCACCCTCCCCTCTTCAGTTTGAGTAACGGATCCACACCACCTCCCCTGCCCTGATCAACATCTGTCCAAACAACCAAGGTTTGTGTTCTCTGAGACCTAAGCTCTTGCTCTGCATCtgggaggacacagggagaggcCCCAGCCCCTACCCTCTGCCTGCTCTATGTGGGTCCGTCCAGGTGTGGGAATTGCCCCTTGGGGTCCACTCCCTGCTCCGACTGTCAGGCTTCTTCGCTGTGAGTGGCACAAACGCGCTGCCCCTGAGGCCTTCCTGGTGCCCACCGAAGTGGCAGGACAATCGGGCACTTGTGTGTCTGAGCCATGGCAAGCCCTGATTCAGAGTAAATGTTTGCCCTGGTTCCTTCCAGGCCTGAGGCCTGGGGCAGCTGTGATCTTGTGGGTAGAAGCTGGGCTGGACTTCAGGACTCCATGGATGGAGGGTCGGGCCAGTCTGTCGCTAGCTGTGTGAGCCTGCTCAGGTCACTGGACGTCTCTGAGCCTGGCCTCTCAATATGCAAAATGGGAAGCAAAAGGAGCACTTAACTGTGGTCCTACCCAACAACACACATGCTGCTGCGTTTCCAGAATGACTGGGGAAAAATGCTCTCTTCCCATCTCAAATTgcacctgtatttttttttaacaaacaaccaaacaaaagtGGACTTTTATATTCACTTTCATGTCAGCCTCTCCAGGACCCCTGTGTCTGAATGGAAGCTATTGCTAGGACCACAGCTTTTCCTCTCCAGTGACCAACATCCATTCTGCCTGGCTGGATGGCTTTCCTCAGCTGTTGCATAGCAACCGCCCCTGTCAGCTGCCTGTGCCTCTCCAGCCCTTCCTGTGTAAAGCGTTTCTGTGGGAGGCTGCCAGACCTTAGAAACGAAACCCTTGATGAACTGCTATATGCTAATAGAAGATGCTATGTTCCCATCTCACTCTGAAACTGCTTTGTACAAAATCCACAGCAGACTTTTATATTCgtctttgcttttattcttattttttctttatccttttttttttaaaagtatcattGACATATAACAGTATATTCGTTTTGGGGCGTATAGcacaatgattcaatatttgtaattattgtgaaatgatcaccgcAGTTAGTCCAGTTAACATCCATCGCCACatagagttttaatttttttctgatgagaacttttatCATATTCATGTTTGTATCAGCCTCTCTATGTGCCATATATCATATGATTAAATTTCATATTATACGCTAATAACTCCAAAATCTGCCACCCTACTTTGAACTTCACCTTTGAGATCCAAACCCATATATTCACTTGTCTACATGACATCTCCCCTTGGATGTCGCCAGGGCTCCTCACGGTGTTTCTGTCTCACTGTGGTATTGGTATATCCATCCCTCCCTCACACTCACATCCCCtgtctttcttgtttttaaaagtcCCATCTTTACAATCTCAACAAATGGCACCATGATGCACAGTACTCACTTCGAAAAACGAAAGTCACCTACCACCACTACCCCTTTCTCGTACGTGGCACCCAGATGGGAAACCTTTGCAGCTCTCCCAAGCTACCTCTCTGTGCAGTTCTCTTCCTGCCATTACTCCCAGAAATTTCTAGTCACGTTGGCCTCTTGGAATTCTcagctctgtctccctctctcaggTTACCCATCGAGCTGTGTTTGCGTTCAATCTCCCTGTGCTGCAGCCGGTAAACTCTGTCCAGGGAGAAGTTGTGGGGAACTGAGCGATCCAAGGAAACACCTCATTAGTTTCTGCTCTCTTCGGGATCACTGCCGTGTGGCCCATGGTGCCACGACATAAAGCTTTATAACTTTTTCGGTTTATAGATACTTAGGTGGGAGAGCAGATTGGATTCATTGCTGGAAGCATGATAGcacttaaattattttatgttCAGACACTTTCACTGAGCACTGTGCTTTTAAGATATAATCCACTCTGCTATGCATGGGTCAAAGTCTAAGTGACCATGCACAGGTAGCACGTACTGTGTATTCATGACATTTCACTTATGTGTTCCCCTGGAGACATAAAATCATATTTCTTTTATCAGGCAATAAAAAGCCATTGAAGGTTTCTAAGCAAGGTGTTGTCATATTGGTTTTTATGCTCATTTTGTGAAAAAGGATTTTCTGGAAAAAGGTGGAGAGACTTGTAGAGGGGCAAGAATAGAAAAACCAAGAAACTGACTAGGAGGCTCTTTTCATCAGACTGGGGAGAAATAATGCTGACTCTTACAAGAGCCCACCAGGAAGATGGAGATGCTTGTTCACCATTCATTTCTTGGGGAGTTCCTTCCTAATTGGTCCTAAGTGGTCTGCTCCTCTTTTCTGGATTTATATCAGAATGGCAGCACTCTTCTGTATTCCTAGGAATAACAGTGATGCAAAAGCAGGTCTACTGGCAACCAGAATGTCTGTTGATATGAGGGCTGGTTAAGGCTTCCTGAATTCCATTGGTTCCTcacacctgatttttttttctcaggggTTCATGCACAAACCTCACATGACATGAAGCCTGTTCCCGATTCTTAGGCTGGTTCTCACAGAAGCAGTGTATCCTCATTTTCTCTCTCAATACTTTGACTGTGACGTTTACGCTGCCCAAAGGGGCAAACGCATCCCTTCGCTGGCCCACTGGCTTCTTCTATTCTTTGGTTGTACCAGTAACAGAATTGATCATTTCAGGTCTTCCTCAGTAACTACTTCCACATATCAAACTCCTGTCTCTCCTCGTACAGAACACTGTTTGATGTACTTCACATTTTACAATTGCTTTGAAATAGACAACACATATCACTACTGCtttttttggaaatgtttttCAGCTATTATTAGGTTGCCTGTTGATAATGTTTTGCTCTATTCTTTTTGGCTTCTCACCAGTCACCACCCTCATCCCTGAAaaagaaggatctgagaatcaaaaGGATTTATCTGATGATCGCTTTTTCTTGCTGACCACTCTCTGAATGAGCCTCACAAGTGTGCTGCTTGATCAACCTCTTGCTTAGACCCGTGTTAACTGTCCTGAGCCTACTGTTAACCCCTGGGAAACCGGTGTCATACTCTCATAAGCTCTCATCATGCTTGCTTTACTCTGTCCTCCCCAAATACATCCCACTGAGGGGCCATACACCATTACACGAAGGTACCCAGATATGTTCATTGCAAACTTTAACTCATTGTCTCAGGGGAATGGAGTGGAGGGAGGATCTGATGGTAAACTAAGGTCATCATATCAGAGATTTCTGTGTGGTTAGCCCATCTCCACTTCAGTTCATGCAAGTCCTCAGGACGTTACCTGTAATCCTCTATCAGATTAAGGTCACAATTCAGGCCCCTGGTGAATTATAACAAAGCACAGAGCTTGGGAAATATTAGCATTTCAATGCCAAAATATGGCTGTTTCTTTCTACTGAGTCTCATTCATCTGACATCACCCGCAAAAATGTCCTTGGGATCAAGTGATCATACTTACAACCTTTTGTGGCTTGTGATAGTCAATTCTCTGGTTCATTTTAGAGGTTTGATATAAGAAATTCCCAAAACCAGCAGCAAGGCAACTTCCATCTGGAATTCTTGTTTTGTCCCTGAGGGGACTCAGTCTCTTTCCAGCACCCCACGATGGGGAGTGTTCCCTGGTACACATAGGAAAGACTTGATAAGATAcctcttgttttcctttctgcaAAAGCGATGCACACATCAGACTCTTACCTTTACAGTATGTGCTTCCCACATAGCCACCTGAATGGAACCTGCTTCAGAATGAGGAGTGAGTTCTTGTCCCTGTCCCGTTCTCTGCAGCCT from Vicugna pacos chromosome X, VicPac4, whole genome shotgun sequence carries:
- the LOC102534082 gene encoding melanoma-associated antigen D4 isoform X1, yielding MAEGSYRMESEGYNVEDMDEGSDDVGEEEMAEGNDYEEFGAFGGYGALTSFDIRILRAFGSLGPGFRILANEPWELENPMLARTLMEAFRLDPETLANEAAARAANVARATASNQAVRAAAAAARATYNQVVANHSVATGQASGGDAQPEAQAATPETSLASPHSSQMLVNSEMAAPGAPATSTPPQTSSQGQEAASEGPSSACVFSQAPCTSGTEATRPKTALLGQNDVFDFSQPAGVSGMAFPRPKRPAPAQEAATEGPSAASGGPQAASAGEGAATRPKTTKSGKALAKTRWVEPQNVAATAAAKAKMATSIPEPEGAAATAQQSAEPRARTGGKRTKKSKHLDDEYESSEEEREPPVVPPTWRASQPPVTTVRPQPAPRPPMALRSQVPSRHVLCLPPRNVTLLQERANKLVKYLMIKDYKKIPIKRSDMLKDVIREYDEHFPEIIERATYTLEKKFGIHLKEIDKEEHLYILVCTRDSSARLLGKTKDTPRLSLLLVILGVIFMNGNRASEAVLWDALRKMGLRSGVRHPFLGDLRKLITDDFVKQKYLEYKKIPNSSPPEYEFLWGLRAHHETSKMRVLRFIAQYQNRDPREWRAHFLEAVDDAFKTMDVDMAEEHARARMRAQMNIGDEALVGRWSWDDIQVELLTWDEDGDFGDAWARIPFAFWARYHQYILNSNRANRRATWRAGVSSGTNAAASTSLLDGPSTSSTIRTRNAARTSASFFSWIQQR
- the LOC102534082 gene encoding melanoma-associated antigen D4 isoform X2, which translates into the protein MAEGSYRMESEGYNVEDMDEGSDDVGEEEMAEGNDYEEFGAFGGYGALTSFDIRILRAFGSLGPGFRILANEPWELENPMLARTLMEAFRLDPETLANEAAARAANVARATASNQAVRAAAAAARATYNQVVANHSVATGQASGGDAQPEAQAATPETSLASPHSSQMLVNSEMAAPGAPATSTPPQTSSQGQEAASEGPSSACVFSQAPCTSGTEATRPKTALLGQNDVFDFSQPAGVSGMAFPRPKRPAPAQEAATEGPSAASGGPQAASAGEGAATRPKTTKSGKALAKTRWVEPQNVAATAAAKAKMATSIPEPEGAAATAQQSAEPRARTGGKRTKKSKHLDDEYESSEEEREPPVVPPTWRASQPPVTTVRPQPAPRPPMALRSQVPSRHVLCLPPRNVTLLQERANKLVKYLMIKDYKKIPIKRSDMLKDVIREYDEHFPEIIERATYTLEKKFGIHLKEIDKEEHLYILVCTRDSSARLLGKTKDTPRLSLLLVILGVIFMNGNRASEAVLWDALRKMGLRSGVRHPFLGDLRKLITDDFVKQKYLEYKKIPNSSPPEYEFLWGLRAHHETSKMRVLRFIAQYQNRDPREWRAHFLEAVDDAFKTMDVDMAEEHARARMRAQMNIGDEALVGRWSWDDIQVELLTWDEDGDFGDAWARIPFAFWARYHQYILNSNRANRRATWRAGVSSGTNAAASTSLLDGPSTSSTIRTRNAARTSASFFSWIQ